A stretch of Suncus etruscus isolate mSunEtr1 chromosome 9, mSunEtr1.pri.cur, whole genome shotgun sequence DNA encodes these proteins:
- the ZFTA gene encoding zinc finger translocation-associated protein: MEPGGDHRSRSGGGGGGRGGPGPVAGSARGRRLPPAAGSSAGPEPEDDEGASAPRSPKVGVPRGPLRRALWATHRTGGPQEPELFLPGQLRNICVCSRGTPPPLGGLKGPGSVCVGPIFPLVQRPTSWNPLATEQLSPSPLPSLGPDLQLEGGAFGSWGSTPLPSSRVRGPASSGRKYSDHCEARASRPGKSRIPGRDHRRYYHDHWRLEYLMDFNPARHGMVCMVCGSSLATLKLSTIKRHIRQKHPYSLHWSPREKEVISNSWDAHLGLGACGEAEGLAAQGPEEEEEEEEEEEEEGVNFQACPPKGPDDDLVPQDLTRKSREPAPAAAAPSPQDCSPPHVKEEAGWGPQRPEPAEEEEEEEQEQEEKQEQEEDKAGERVEGQGRPPRPRGPGPHYQERWRLQYLMELDGGRRGLVCMVCGGALASLKTSSIKRHIRQRHPGSTRLSGPVKALIAQEWSQKAAHLLALGLPCTAAATSAAATVPVAAAASEQGGGGPEEEEEEAEEEAEEEEEEWGQGPLSPREPSSSERPAEEEEEEEEDSEQHPTVLAFPQHHLPAPPPPPPPPPPPPPPATPQPPQAPARREQRRNYQPRWRGEYLMDYDGSRRGLVCMVCGGALATLKVSTIKRHILQVHPFSMDFTPEERQTILEAYEEAALRCYGHEGFGAPAPAAPRDAHGPVDLKAVCRA; this comes from the exons ATGGAGCCCGGCGGGGACCACCGGAGCCGGagcggcggaggcggcggcggccgggGCGGCCCCGGGCCCGTGGCCGGCTCGGCTCGGGGCCGACGGCTGCCGCCCGCCGCGGGGTCGAGCGCCGGGCCGGAGCCCGAGGACGACGAGGGCG CCTCGGCTCCCCGGAGTCCGAAAGTGGGGGTCCCCAGGGGCCCTTTGCGGCGCGCGCTCTGGGCCACCCACCGCACCGGCGGCCCCCAGGAGCCCGAATTGTTCCTCCCTGGGCAGCTGCGAAACATCTGTGTGTGCAGTCGCGGAACGCCCCCACCCCTCGGCGGACTAAAA GGCCCCGGCTCTGTGTGTGTGGGACCCATTTTTCCCCTGGTGCAGCGCCCCACGTCTTGGAATCCTTTGGCGACTGAACAgctctctccttctcccctcccttccttagGGCCAGATCTTCAACTGGAAGGGGGTGCTTTCGGGTCCTGGGGGAGTACCCCGTTGCCCTCCTCCAGGGTCAGGGGCCCAGCATCTTCGGGCAGGAAGTACTCGGACCACTGTGAGGCCCGCGCCTCCAGGCCTGGCAAGAGCCGCATCCCGGGCCGAGACCACCGGCGCTACTACCACGACCACTGGCGGCTGGAGTACCTAATGGACTTTAACCCGGCCCGGCACGGCATGGTGTGCATGGTGTGCGGCAGCTCCCTGGCCACGCTCAAACTCAGCACCATCAAGCGCCACATTCGGCAGAAGCACCCCTACTCCCTGCACTGGAGCCCCCGGGAGAAGGAGGTCATCAGTAACAGCTGGGATGCCCACCTGGGCCTGGGCGCCTGCGGAGAGGCTGAGGGCCTGGCAGCCCAGGGCcccgaggaggaggaagaggaagaggaggaagaggaggaggagggggtgaACTTTCAAGCTTGCCCGCCCAAGGGGCCAG ACGATGACCTCGTCCCCCAGGACCTGACCAGAAAGAGCCGGGAGCCGGCCCCTGCTGCTGCCGCCCCCTCCCCTCAGGACTGCAGCCCCCCACACGTAAAGGAAGAGGCGGGTTGGGGCCCCCAGAGGCCTGAGCctgcagaggaggaggaggaggaggagcaggagcaggaggagaagcaggagcaggaggaggacaAGGCGGGCGAGAGGGTGGAGGGCCAGGGCCGGCCGCCGCGCCCCCGCGGGCCCGGTCCCCACTACCAGGAGCGCTGGCGGCTGCAGTACCTGATGGAACTGGACGGCGGCCGGCGCGGCCTGGTGTGCATGGTGTGCGGGGGCGCGCTGGCCTCGCTCAAGACCAGCAGCATCAAGCGCCACATCCGCCAGCGCCACCCGGGCTCCACGCGCCTCAGCGGGCCTGTCAAGGCCCTCATCGCCCAGGAGTGGAGCCAGAAGGCCGCGCACCTGCTGGCCCTGGGGCTGCCCTGCACCGCCGCTGCCACCTCGGCCGCTGCCACCGTGCCCGTCGCTGCTGCAGCCTCCGAGCAGGGGGGAGGAGGgccagaggaagaggaggaggaggcagaggaagaggctgaggaggaggaggaggagtggg GTCAAGGCCCGCTGTCCCCCCGGGAGCCCTCGTCGTCGGAGAGGCCtgcagaggaggaagaggaggaggaggaggactcgGAGCAGCACCCCACCGTCCTGGCCTTCCCGCAGCACCACCTGCCCGCGCCCCCTCCGCctccaccgccgccgccgccgcccccgccgcccgcAACCCCGCAGCCGCCCCAGGCGCCGGCCCGCCGGGAGCAGCGGCGCAACTACCAGCCGCGCTGGCGGGGCGAGTACCTGATGGACTACGACGGCAGCCGGCGCGGCCTGGTGTGCATGGTGTGCGGCGGCGCGCTGGCCACGCTCAAGGTGAGCACCATCAAGCGCCACATCCTGCAGGTGCACCCCTTCTCCATGGACTTCACGCCCGAGGAGCGCCAGACCATCCTGGAGGCCTACGAGGAGGCGGCGCTGCGCTGCTACGGCCACGAGGGCTTCGGGGCCCCCGCGCCCGCCGCCCCGCGCGACGCCCACGGGCCCGTGGACCTCAAGGCCGTGTGCCGGGCCTAG